ACAAGGCGCTCTATAACGATTCCATCAACAACCCGGACAAGTTCTGGGGCAAATGGGCGGAGGAGCTGGACTGGTTCAAGAAATGGGACAAATACGAGGTCTATGATTTCAAAGACAAGCCGGAAGTCAGGCACTTTGTCGGCGGCAAAATAAACGTTGCCTATAACTGCCTGGACCGCCACCTCAAGACGGCGCGCAAAAACAAAGCCGCCCTCATCTGGCAGGGCGAGCCGGACAGCGATGTCAAGACCTACACCTACCAGCAGCTGCACTATGAAGTATGCAAGTTCGCCAATGTCCTCAAGAAATTGGGCATCAAGAAAGGCGATTCCGTTTCTATCTACCTGCCGATGATTCCGGAACTGGCCATAGCCATGCTGGCCTGCGCACGCATCGGCGCTATCCATAGCGTGGTTTTCGGCGGATTCAGCGCCGAGGCCCTGCGCGATAGAATCCTGGACTGCAAATCAACACTGCTGATTACGGCCGACGGCTACTGGCGCAACGGCAAGCAAATCAAGAGCAAAGACGGCGCCGATAATGCCATGGCTGCCTGCCCCACCATCAAGAAAGCGATTATCGTAAAAAGACTCGGCATTGACATTAACATGACGGCTGGACGGGACTCCTGGTGGCATGAGCAGATGGGCGCCGCCGATATCACCGGCAAGTGCGAGGCGGAACCGATGGAGGCCGATGAGCCGCTTTTCGTTCTCTACACCAGCGGCAGCACCGGCAAGCCCAAGGGCGTTCTCCATACCCAGGCCGGCTACCTGCTCCACTGCTATCTGAGCATGAAATGGATTTTCGACATTAAAGACGAAGATGTCTATATGTGCACCGCGGACGTAGGCTGGATTACCGGGCACAGCTACATCGTTTACGGGCCGTTATCGGCGGGGGCTACCAGCCTCATGTTCGAGAGCGTCCCCACCTACCCCGCCGCCGACCGCTTCTGGCAAATCGTAGAAAAATTCAAGGTCAACGTTTTCTACACCGCTCCCACCGTAATCCGCTCCCTGATGAGAGAGGGCGAAGAGCTGCCCAACAAGCGCGACCTTTCCAGCCTGCGGCTGCTCGGCAGCGTGGGCGAGCCCATTAACCCCGAGGCGTGGATGTGGTATTACCGCGTTATCGGCAAAGAGAAATGCCCCATCGTGGACACCTGGTGGCAGACCGAGACCGGCGGCATCCTGATTACCCCGCTGCCCGGCGCCATGCCCATCAAGCCCGGCTCCGCCTCCCTGCCTTTCCCCGGCGTCGAGCCCATCATTTTCGACGAGAACGGCAAGGAAGTAGGTTCCAACGAGGGCGGCTGGCTCTGCATCAAGAAACCCTGGCCCGGCATGATGCGCACCATCTGGGGTGATGCCGCCAGGTTCAAGGAGACCTATTTCAGCAAGTTCCCCGGCTACTATTGCACCGGTGACGGCGCCCGCAAGGACAAGGACGGCTACTACTGGCTGATGGGACGCATCGACGATGTTATTAAAGTCTCCGGCCACCGCATCGGCACCGCGGAGGTGGAAAGCAGCCTGGTTTCCCATCCCAAGGTCGCAGAAGCGGCGGTTGTCCCAATGCCCCACTCCCTGAAGGGCGAAGGCATTTACGCCTATGTAACCCTGAAAACCGGGCAGAACCCGAGTACAGAACTGGAAGCCGAACTGAAGGCCCATGTCCGCAAGCAAATCGGCCCCATCGCCACGCCGGATGTAATCCAGTTTGCTGACGGGCTGCCCAAGACCCGCAGCGGCAAGATTATGCGCCGTATCCTGGTGAAAATAGCTGCCGGCAATACAGACAACCTGGGCGACACTTCCACTCTCGCCGACCCCTCGGTTGTACAGACACTGGTAGCTGGCAAGAAATAAAATACGAGATAAACGGCCGGGGCGGATTTTCTCTCCGGCCGTTTACTATATAAAAAGAATGGAGGATTTTCGTGTCACAAATCTCGACCAAGGAAGAACCATTGTGGGCAAATCCTGGCGCCCTGGGACTCGCTGCCTTCGGGTTCAACACTATCCTGCTGCAGATACACAATCTGGGCTGGATAGCCAGCACCATGCCTCTTATTTACGGCTTTTTCTGGGGGGGCGTGGCCCAGGTTATCGCCGGCATCATCGATGGGCGGCGCGGTGATACTTTCGGCCTGACAGCCTTTACTTCTTACGGCCTGTTCTGGCTGGGTCTCAGCCTGAGTTTTCTCCTGCAATGGACGGGCGTAGTCACGCTCGATAACGCAGGACTTGGGTGGACGTTTGTCATGTGGGGTATGTTCACCGGTTTCATGACCTTCGGCACGTTCAAGATGACCAAGATTCACATTACCATTTTCTCTACTTTAACGCTGCTTTTCTTCCTGCTGGCAGCCCACTTCTTCTGGGGCTTATCAGCAGTGGTGCCCGGCGTTGAAGGTATAATCTGCGGTCTGTCCGCGGTTTACGGAGCCGCGGCGATTGTCCTCAACAACAAATGGGGACGCACGGTTTGCCCGATGGGCGTCTGCAAAATGTAGAGATAAGTTTTGTGTAAAAAAAGGGGGAGGGCAATCAAAAACCCTCCCCTTATTTTTTATCCGGAGTCCGGTATAGCAGCTAACCCATGGTATCCAGCGGGCGCCCGCCCAGGATGTGTATATGGAAGTGGGGCACCACCTGGCCGGCCTCTTTGCCGTTATTGATGATCAGGCGGTAGCCTTTATCCGCCAGTCCCTGCTCTTTAGCCGCCCGGTTGGCCGCCATGATCATGCTGCCCGCCAGCGGGGCGTCCGCCGCCGTCAAGGCCGCTACGGACGCGATGTGCTTGACCGGGATAACCAGCAGGTGCACCGGCGCCGCCGGAGCTATATCCTCAAAGACCACGATTTCCTCGTCACGGTAGGTTATCCGCGCCGGTATTTGGCCGGCGACTATTTTACAGAAAATACAGTCGGGATTTTTTATAGTCATGATTTAAGTCTTTTCTTTAAGGGAAAATCCCTCTCTTGCGTAAAGAGGGGAAAGGGGAGATTTAGCCTTTCCCTTTTCCCCTCAACCAATAGCTACAGCGTCACCCACTCCTTGTGGGCAGCGGGGTCAACCGGCTTGCTCATATCCAGCACGGTGGCCTTGGCGTTCTTCAGCGTCATGACCTTAACGTAGTCCCAGCCGTTGGCGTCTACCTGGGGCTTGAGGAAGGGGCGGATTTTCAGCATTTCTTCTTTCTGGGCGTCCGTCATCTGCTTCCAGACATCGAACTTGCCGGCCACTCTCACCTGCACGCCGTTGGCGAAGTAGCAGAGCTCGACCTCCGGGTTCTTGGCAATCTGCTTGTAAACGTCCTTGACGGCCTGCATGGAAAAGATGATGCCGTCTTTCTCATTCGCTTTGTACGTGCCCATGGCGCGCACATGCGGCTTGGAACCTTCGGTCGTGGCCATGTAGGCCACCGGGTTCTTGGTGATGAATTCCAGGATTTCTTTTTTATCCAACGTAATACTCCTTCTTATAAATCAATAAAGGTGGTGGGGGCGGCCATATCCTGCATGCTCCAGGTGGTGGCCCGGCCCTTGAGGCGGCAGACCGCCATGCCTTCGTAGCTGTTTTCATAGGCGCCCTGCAAGAACGGCCGTTTGTTCACGATTTCCTTTTTCAGCGCCAGGTCTTCCAGTACTTCCATTTTGCCTCTCACCCTTACCTGGACGCCCTTGGCGAAGTAGCAGACCTCGACGTTAGGGTTGTCCGCAATCTGCTGGAAGACGTTTTTCATCTTGCCGGTATAGAAAATCAGGCCTTTTTCATCAGCGCGGAAGGTATCCATGCCGCGGACCCGGCCGGCTTTGCCTTCCACCGTAGCCAGGAAGCCGATGGGGTTTTCGGAGATGAACTGGAAAATCTCTTTTTTGTCCATTTGAACACTCCTTTGAATAAATTACCGCAGGGGCATTTTAGCATATACCGGATTTTACTTCAATGCGGGGGCGGGGGTTAAAGAAAGAAAAACCCAGTTAATCCCTGGTACCGACCCCTTTTCCTCTTATCCCCACCTGCGCTAAAGCTCCGGCGGACAAGCCTCTCCTCGCTGGCAGGGAGAGGGAGGATGTATTACACAGTCGGGGACGACGGTGTGTACCCGGTACTGACCCCTTTTCCTCTTATCCCCACCTGCGCTAAAGCTCCGGCGGACAAGCCTCTCCCCGCTGGCAGGGAGAGGGAGGGAGGATGAGTAATTTGTAGTTGGTAATTAGTAGTTGGGGGTACTTGACCTGACCCCTTCGAAGACGACCAGGGCAGGCTTTTAACAAGGGGGAGGCGGGAAGGGGAAAAGCAGGAATACCGCCGCGTCACTTTGGTTCGACAGGTCCCGATTCGCTACGGTCATGCGGGATGGCGATAAAATCGCTCACTCACCATGAGCGGTTCGACAGGTCCCGATTCCCTATGGTCATGCGGGACACCGGATGAGGTGCGAATCGGTGCGGGATGGCGGTAAAATCGCTCACTCACCATGGGTTCGACAGGCTCACCATGAGCGGATAATTATTTCAGATGCCGGATGACGGCATCGGCGACCTGCGAGGTGCCCACGGCGGAGGGGTCATCGCGGGAGGGTTTCATATCGTAGGTGACGCTCTTACCCTCTTTAATGACGGCGGCGATAGCGCTTTCCAGTCGGTCCGCGGCTTCGACTTCCCCGA
The window above is part of the Dehalococcoidales bacterium genome. Proteins encoded here:
- the acs gene encoding acetate--CoA ligase: MNDTPKREKEFDKKVSTKDKKEAGGKAKEEILGQISDQAITSMMEENRVFPPPKEFSKNAAVKSMEEYKALYNDSINNPDKFWGKWAEELDWFKKWDKYEVYDFKDKPEVRHFVGGKINVAYNCLDRHLKTARKNKAALIWQGEPDSDVKTYTYQQLHYEVCKFANVLKKLGIKKGDSVSIYLPMIPELAIAMLACARIGAIHSVVFGGFSAEALRDRILDCKSTLLITADGYWRNGKQIKSKDGADNAMAACPTIKKAIIVKRLGIDINMTAGRDSWWHEQMGAADITGKCEAEPMEADEPLFVLYTSGSTGKPKGVLHTQAGYLLHCYLSMKWIFDIKDEDVYMCTADVGWITGHSYIVYGPLSAGATSLMFESVPTYPAADRFWQIVEKFKVNVFYTAPTVIRSLMREGEELPNKRDLSSLRLLGSVGEPINPEAWMWYYRVIGKEKCPIVDTWWQTETGGILITPLPGAMPIKPGSASLPFPGVEPIIFDENGKEVGSNEGGWLCIKKPWPGMMRTIWGDAARFKETYFSKFPGYYCTGDGARKDKDGYYWLMGRIDDVIKVSGHRIGTAEVESSLVSHPKVAEAAVVPMPHSLKGEGIYAYVTLKTGQNPSTELEAELKAHVRKQIGPIATPDVIQFADGLPKTRSGKIMRRILVKIAAGNTDNLGDTSTLADPSVVQTLVAGKK
- a CDS encoding histidine triad nucleotide-binding protein codes for the protein MTIKNPDCIFCKIVAGQIPARITYRDEEIVVFEDIAPAAPVHLLVIPVKHIASVAALTAADAPLAGSMIMAANRAAKEQGLADKGYRLIINNGKEAGQVVPHFHIHILGGRPLDTMG
- a CDS encoding pyridoxamine 5'-phosphate oxidase family protein, giving the protein MDKKEILEFITKNPVAYMATTEGSKPHVRAMGTYKANEKDGIIFSMQAVKDVYKQIAKNPEVELCYFANGVQVRVAGKFDVWKQMTDAQKEEMLKIRPFLKPQVDANGWDYVKVMTLKNAKATVLDMSKPVDPAAHKEWVTL
- a CDS encoding pyridoxamine 5'-phosphate oxidase family protein, with the translated sequence MDKKEIFQFISENPIGFLATVEGKAGRVRGMDTFRADEKGLIFYTGKMKNVFQQIADNPNVEVCYFAKGVQVRVRGKMEVLEDLALKKEIVNKRPFLQGAYENSYEGMAVCRLKGRATTWSMQDMAAPTTFIDL
- a CDS encoding acetate uptake transporter encodes the protein MSQISTKEEPLWANPGALGLAAFGFNTILLQIHNLGWIASTMPLIYGFFWGGVAQVIAGIIDGRRGDTFGLTAFTSYGLFWLGLSLSFLLQWTGVVTLDNAGLGWTFVMWGMFTGFMTFGTFKMTKIHITIFSTLTLLFFLLAAHFFWGLSAVVPGVEGIICGLSAVYGAAAIVLNNKWGRTVCPMGVCKM